The genomic stretch TGTTCATTGTCTTGGCATTCTTTCTAGGCTCGTCATAATTGACCCTTAAGAGTATCTAGACAATGGTCAGCTTGTTCTAGTCCCACTTTGATCTTTTTCCTCTTATCCTCCTCTTGGTTGAACTTTTCCACATGTGCTTGAAGTTGTACATCCTTTCTCTCAAGCTCCCACTTCATGGTGTTTTTCTCATTGATGACTTGTTGGAGTTTTAACTTCAACTCTTCATTCTCTCTTTCTAACTTTGCCATGGTGGTCTTGAGTTCATCCATTTCTTCAATAGGGATatgggtgagcttaggttcaCGAAGAGGTACAGGTGTCCTAGTGATGAATGGCATTTTGATTATCTCCACCCTTTTCTTTACCCAatgaaaatatggttcttttgtaatcccattAGCTCTCCCCAAATCAACTCTCCCTTTTCGATTGACATTCTTCCAAGCCTCTCTGATTCATTGGAACAAGCTAGGATTCTCAACCCCAAAGCCAAGCAACAAAAAAGCTTCCAAAGACTTTGCCTTTGGAGGGACTTCCATTGGGTAGCCGAGCTGTCTTAGTGATAGAACCGGCTTAGAATTCacacatccttgagttccaatTAGTGGTAGATTAGGGAAATCTCCACAGCTGAATATAATGTCCATGTTGATGTATTCTTTGGAATACCAAGAAAGATCTTTGGATTGGAGTGATCCCAATCTCTGAGGCCAACTAACATTTGTCTGTTCTACCCAAACACCTGTCTTCGGAAGATGCTCAAGAAACCACTGATATAGtaaaggagcacaacaagcaatcaTCCATTTCTTCTTGGTGTACCTATGGCTCATGTAATAGTAAACATCAGCTAACAAGGTGGGTACTGGGTTTCCAGTAAGGAAAACGCAAATAGAAGCCATGTCTATGAAACCATCCATATTTGAGAACAGGACGATGCCATAGATGGCCAACGCAATAGCATAGTAACAAGCATCCCAACTTTCTGCTTTTAGTAGGGTATGAGCTCTCTCCAAGAGAAAGTTTAGCgaaaatcctttggtattcccttTAGTCTCTAGGTTAGCCTCTACTTCTCTTTCGTCCATGTGAAGCACGCTAGCAATGATCTCAAGGGGCAAAGATTCATCTATCCCTTCAAATAGTGGGTTGTTCTTCATAGGTATCCTAACAAGACGCTCGAATTCTTCCAACGTTGGTGCTAGCTGGAAATCTTGGAATATGAAACATCTTAAAGGTAGGTCATAGAATTGAGCCAGAGTGACTAAAGCTGTATGGTCCACTCGTTGGTTAAGGATGTTGAGAAGATTGCCATAATTCTTCCTAAAGTTGATTCTGTACATCGGGTGCATCTGAGAGACCAAGTCACGTAAACTCCTTAGACCGGGATCTTTAAACTTGAAAGAgtaaatgtttcttttgcttgattccatgcttcttgaattcctgcaacttatgacactcagattccttggaaataaaataatatgaataTCCCGTTATGAATAATGTTATGCATGCCACAGGTAGGTCAACATACAGGCCGTGAGAGCGGGTATCCTTGGTTACTAAACAAAACCCTTTTGGGAGGATGATATAGTTAaaaggttcccaaagtcatcaatcaTTATTTAGGAAGGTTACTGTCATGACGAAGGCTTATCCGCCAATAACATCCCCAAAAAGAGTCTCgtctgggtgaggccttcgtatggtcccaaagaggaagactcctattgggtccatactacacaactctcgagtccaaggttctaataaggttctcagagtcgtagatcgaggttgggaatactactgtaaggtagtaatacgcccaagggatctcatctgattggggctttcgtattaacccaataagtctgggacttttcaggtaaatactacataactaccggatatagtgggttaaaaggtccctagagtcattgatccaacttgagaatattatcatcgtgacgaaaactcgtcggacaataatatctcaagagaatctcctctaggcggggtcttcgtatcttcccaacaaggaagactccttgtgggcgtccactacgcaaccaccaacttaatcttatggtttttctcagactcgggtggagagcttatctcacaaagtatcaccaaccAGAGAACCCCAATAATACATAGCCAATAAAACACCAGACaataattatgacagaataataataagaaaataaataataaacaaataaacaaaattaacacacaatacatcaactgaactaaattaggcttcactctcttttgcttggagctagtccccaacagagtcgccatctgtcgcatctaaaaaaatataatttctcacgatggtcgtggaaaaattatgttcgaacagagtcgccatcgaactttatttatcccaatgaaggaataggaaaatatcgataaaaccttttgaataatagaataatggtcgtcgcaaccatatttgggttcgggagttgattacgcaaggggaaggtattagcacccctcacgttcgttgtactcaacgggaaccttttagttcaattttgcgatttgagtgttaacttatgtttgtttattttcttcgagtaattagagttgataatagatatggatgaagaTCTCAGATaggggaaaagggaggttttttattagtgtgctcgcgaagatatagcaatctcctgcctacgtacccttatggtgtaataaggaaatcagagcattcgtagttcggggaactacgactggttggtgttttttaataAACAACTGTTcagatcgcatcctaaaggctaaatGCTGGCTTGTCTACCCTTGGCGGAGGCTTGAGCACTAGTTTGTAATGCGCGTTAGAAGGGATTAAACAGCgtctttttgaaaagagttttggtcacacgggggtaACAAGTTGGATTAAcatgttggatgttttgattggttgagatgtttttggttggatgacgattactcggatattcgagtaagacaactcgtatcctaacagtcgggaaagggaatagaagactctagaccgctttctttttcatctgagtgatcATGAAAATAAGCTTGCGTATGATTGACatattttagaatgaacgacaagtactcgaatgactgagtaagataactcatatccaaacatttgagaagaggaattgaaaactcaagatCATCTCCCCTTTCGTACAGTTTAGATTGATTTATTAATTTGCGGAAAAATGTCAATtgttcgactaaccgagtaagagaactcgtattcaaacagatgaggagagaagttgaaggctcaaagtcatctcccttttcatttttGTCGTTATGAAAGGTAgtttgatttaatcggggtttggaagtttgtagagaaacgacaattatttgactaaccaagtaagagaacttgtattcaaatagtcgaggagaaaaattgaaaactcaaagtcatctcccttttcgtttcttattataaaaggatttgatttgtttgtgcttaagtggattagaaatgacgattattcgactaaccgagtaaaaaactcgtattcaaatagtcgaggagaggagttgaaaactcaaaaccatctccttttttatttccaaatgaaatggtatcTAATTGcgattaagtattttaatttgattttaaaaaagaatactcgatgttggatcgaggttttaaatttatgtttacgaatgaattgaatttatttagcGTATTGTTCTTCTACTCGATTAAAtaaaaatcgaataggtctcattgtaagaaagcccaagagtaagctatgtgaggttgatggtgatgctttaaaagcaatcgacttacaaaggtatttAAAATGGactcgactttgaatcgagaagtttaatttgtttttttttaaattggtttgaattgatggTATGGGAATGATTTGTCATAAATGTACCACAACACGCATATAAAATCGAACACTTATACAAACGACTAAATAAATACTAACACAAATAAATATCATAAATCCCAAAAAATgaataattatataattaaaataactaatgatgatgataataatTTTAGATAATCAAATAgttttaattattatatttttttaaaaatgataaTAGAAATTTGATTAGTTGATAAAACTCTACTTAAGTTAAGTAAGTAAAAAAATATGGactaaacaaaaataaaaatagaatagtTTGGGCCTTGGGATGGAAACTAAACCCAAACAGAATCTGTCAAAACTGGGCCAAATTGGGGGTTCCAATATGAAAGCAAAAACAGGCCCAGGCTGAATTGG from Lathyrus oleraceus cultivar Zhongwan6 chromosome 7, CAAS_Psat_ZW6_1.0, whole genome shotgun sequence encodes the following:
- the LOC127103211 gene encoding uncharacterized protein LOC127103211 yields the protein MESSKRNIYSFKFKDPGLRSLRDLVSQMHPMYRINFRKNYGNLLNILNQRVDHTALVTLAQFYDLPLRCFIFQDFQLAPTLEEFERLVRIPMKNNPLFEGIDESLPLEIIASVLHMDEREVEANLETKGNTKGFSLNFLLERAHTLLKAESWDACYYAIALAIYGIVLFSNMDGFIDMASICVFLTGNPVPTLLADVYYYMSHRYTKKKWMIACCAPLLYQWFLEHLPKTGVWVEQTNVSWPQRLGSLQSKDLSWYSKEYINMDIIFSCGDFPNLPLIGTQGCVNSKPVLSLRQLGYPMEVPPKAKSLEAFLLLGFGVENPSLFQ